The Elaeis guineensis isolate ETL-2024a chromosome 12, EG11, whole genome shotgun sequence sequence ATCTCCGATCCTCCTCCATACGACATCCTCCGATCCTCTTCTATACGACATCGTCTGAGCTTTCATTCACTATTTTTCTTACTCCAATTTACTATACTTTATACTCGACTCCACTACCAAGCTCTCTCAAGAATTCAGATCTCTTCTGTTTGTTTCCGTGGGAAAGTGACTTAGGCATTAAAGGATCCACCATCAAGAAACCCTCCAGCATGAGGATTTTTCTATCTTTTGTAGTTTTATAAGATCCAGCTTGAGAGATCGACCGAGGATCTAACATCAGCATCTGACTTGGAGGTATTTGACTAGTTGTTCCTCAAATGTCTCTCTCTTCTGACTCTAGCTCAGCAATCTAAGTCAGCTCGACTACCAGCGGCAACAAATTCATTATTTGATTTTCAAAACAGCATTCTTAGTAAAACACATGAATAAATGGCACATATTGCCAAGGAGAATAAATTAGCAATCATTTGTTTTGCTTAATAACTCAAAAAAATTTGCATAAATTAGAGGGTGAGCCTTGCTGTAACAATAAGATTGCTCCAAATGTCATATGAGATCATGAgtttaaaatacaaaaaaaaaaaaaaaaaaaattaatgcatgCAAAGGTAAAATCATGCCAAACCGACTTTTCTTGGTTCCTATAATCACCGAACTCTTATGCACAAAACCGTCCTTTTCTTTGctaatttaaaaaagaaaaataccgCAAGTCATACAAGTGAGGGCAGCATAGAGCCTTCATGGGGCTTGGAGAATGCCTCCATTGCCACAAGGTTAGGGTTGTAGCCAGGCGTTGGGAGTTATTGCTCAGTTGAAATGATGGATACCTCTTACCTGGGGAAGGGGGATAACGGAGAAAAATACCTCCAATCATTGTTGTTGGAACTTGGCAAGGAGGCAGTCTGGCAACGTGTGAATCGTTTTGATTCCGGAGTTCTTATCCGCTGCAACTCGCTTCTCTATGGGCGACCCCAGAAGTACCAAATTGTCGGTCATGTAGGCCCATGCTATCCTAATCACCAATTCGCACCTGCTTTGCTGGTCTCACACGGTAGATTGGATCGATCTGCACGACTCCAATCCAAAACTTCCGTGGACGTCAACCTGACAACAACTCCAACTAAGCCAGGGATGGCAATGGGCCGGCTATCAGATTAACAATCTATCGATTcgaatcttctctatttattaaatagataaaaaaattagatgatcaaataaaaaattaaaaataaattttaaatcatattttaaatttaaaaataattatttatttgagtttcaaataaaaatagctatccatttaaaatataaattaaaaataattatttatttttactgaaATGATCTTTGTACCCttatatcatttaaaatattatagtattatattatcctagtatagtatttctttacaataacgTGCTACtacattatattagtgtagtattgctttataataatacagtgttgctttattgtattatattagtgtagtattcttttataataaaattatattatattatattagtatagtatttttttataatgatgcagtattgctttattatattatactagttttgtattcctttacaataagatagtattacattaCCATAATGTAGTATttctttattataatattattttacaacAATATATTAttgctttataatagtatagtataattttataatagtacagtattactttataatagtatggTGTTGTTTTATAATTGCAATGACAATTGGATTATTTCATCCCCATTTGGATAGCTGCTTTTAACTTATGTTTCAAATGAATAGCTGCTTTTACTTGAAACTCaactgagtaattatttttaaatttaaacttaagtGGACAGTTTTTTCTAATTTATCTAATAGATAACTCAATCCCatcaatataaattatttatgaaataaataaaatagattaaatatatAAGATTAATGGATTACATAGATCTAAAACAATCGAATTAGATCGAGTCATAATCCAACCTAATAGATTTGGTTGGATTAGACAgatcaaatatttaaatttgagTCGGATCTATTGaataaattaatctatttattatctaaatttattaataataattttaaatttatttaaaatagatcATTCATGAATTGGATTGATGGCTACTGATCATAACTTGTCAATTCTATCCCAAAACCGTTGAAAAGTTGTCACGGAGCAAAGCAAGAGCCACCCATTCAAAGGGAGCGATCTGCCAAAAAGAAGAAGTGATTTGATGAGATAAGCGAGAGTGCGAGTGGTTGCTGATTGTGGCTGAAACATGTCACATCTATACAATCGTGACGCAACGTTACAAGGTTGCCTCCATCAAATAACTCAATATTGATAGTCTCATGAGAATGAAACGCCGCAGTAAACAATTTGTGCGTTTGCGGTTCCCATGCACTCGGATTAAAATTATGAGTTCCACTGTCTTTTATTAGAGCTCGCCTGTTTCTGATTTCACTTGAATGTGCCATTTCACCGATCATTCAACAATTTGCAGACAGGCACGTATATGAAGCAAATTGTTCAATACCTCATGCTTGCACCAAAACCAAATTagtatatcaaatatatttttgaaaacaaaaaatatttttattcttgtAATTGTTTTTCCGAAAAAAGATAAGTAACATTTATAGATGGTACTTTGAGATCATCCATTGTGATAGAAGAAGAAACTTAAGTTTTtcatttcaacaaaaaaaaaaaaaaaaaaaaaaaatggtttacCAACTGCCATTCTCTTACATGATTTGTGTAAACCTTGGCCATATAAATCGAATCTGATTGATATAATTTTATCCTACCATCTCAGCTCAGCTTCTCGACATCCCTCTCTATATGCATATGAATTCTGCAATCTATCGTACATAATCACCGATGCATGATCCACAGCCACCATGGGCTGCTATGCTTCATTGCCCCGTCAAGAATCGAATTTAATTAGTGTGACTTCATCGAACTAAACTTTACCGTGTTGGCATCCCTCTCCACTTGGAAGAGATCTAGGAACAGATACATGGCGGTGGCCGTCCGTTCTATCATACGAACCCATGTATGTGTGACCCTTGACAGCTCTCCTCACTGCCGTTGGATGAAGCTTGATGCAATACTAGAGGGGCACATATTATGCATCTATCCCCAAGTGGGGAACTCATCCAAAACCGAATTTGACAAatgtcacccaaaaaaaaaaaaaaaaaaaaaaatccattaatTATGGATGCCCCACCATACTAATTGGCTACACCTCCTGAGACCAGACTAACCCTCTCCTCCCCCTCTATAAAACACTGTCCCCTCTCCGCACACACCCAAAGAAGAGAAGCCTTCCCCTCCCCCGGCCCTTTTTCCCACCTCCCCCTCACCCTATAAACAAAACAAATCCAATTACCCCCTTTATTGGAGATAAATAAAACCCAGAGATGGTCGGCCTCCCTGAAACCGGTGAACCGGGCAACATCCTTTCTGATGCCTGGGATTACAGGGGCCGCCCCGCCGTCCGATCCAAATCCGGCGGCTGGACCAGCGCCGCCATGATCTTAGGTACATGTACTCCCTCTCTGTATCCCCACATCCTAATCCCAACCTCCACATGGAAAGAAATCTAAGGTTCTTTCAACCATATATTCAGTGGTGGAGTTGAATGAGAGGCTGACGACCCTGGGAATAGCCGTGAACCTGGTCACCTACTTGACTGGCACCATGCACCTCGGCAACGCCGCCGCCGCCAATACCGTCACCAACTTCATGGGCACCTCCTTCATGCTCTGCCTCCTCGGCGGCTTCGTCGCCGACACCTTCATCGGCCGCTACCTCACCATCGCCATCTTCGCCGCCGTCCAAGCCTCCGTAAGTCACCCCCACAACCCTCCCCCCCCAATTCCTCACCCACATCAAATTAACATTGGATTGCTGAATGCTGAAGGGTGTGACCATCCTCACAATCTCAACCGCCGTGCCGGGGCTGCGACCGCCGAAGTGCCCCAATATGGCATCCGGCAACTGCATGAAAGCTTCTCCGGCGCAGCTCGGGGTGCTGTACCTGGCGCTGTACCTGACGGCGCTGGGGACTGGCGGGCTTAAATCAAGCGTGTCGGGGTTCGGTTCGGACCAGTTCGACGAGAAGAACAAAGAGGAGAAGCACCAAATGATGAAGTTCTTCAACtggttcttcttcttcatcagcctcggGTCGCTGCTGGCGGTGACGGTGCTGGTGTACATTCAGGACAACATCGGCCGGCGGTGGGGGTACGGGCTCTGCGCGGCGGCGATCGTGGCGGGGCTGGTGGTGTTTCTATCGGGGACGAGAAGGTATCGGTTCAAGAAGCTGGTGGGGAGTCCCCTGACGCAGATAGCAGCGGTGGTGGTGGCGGCGTGGAGGAAGAGGGGGCTCGAATTGCCATCGGATCCTTCGATGCTGTACGATATAGATGGTAGCTCCGGCCAAGGGGAGGAGAAGACCTCCAAAAAGAGCACTGGGGAGAAGCAGAGGCTTCCACACACCAAACAGTTCCGGTAATTCCCTCTCTTATTTCATTTCTCTCCCTAACGGCTAGTTACCAAAAAAAGGAATTGACATGGCAAATGGGTACTTGACACGTAGCTCATTGTTGTGTGAACAAACGTAAGAAGGCTCGCGCTAACTGAACTCtgagaaaaaattattacatGCAGGACAACTGGGTGCAGAGCCAAGCAATGTCTTGCCAAAGTTTTCTTGTGCCAATTATTACCTTTTTCAGGCTGAAAGTTAATTGGCACAAGGAAAAAGACATGATACGAATTTGCATTTAGATGTCTTGGATGTATTAGTAGTTTCCATGGCCTTACCTTCTCAAGGGACTTATATATTGAGGTCTCATGTTTGTCCTTAAGAGCGTTATTTATATATAGATCCTTAAACTTAAAGAAAAGCGATTAAAATACATGGACTGCTGTTGTGTCAAAAGTAACTGAGGACTCATAATATTATCTGCAAGCAAATATGCTATAGCAATTGCGATATGGAACTCCAATTTTGCATCAGCTTTACCATTCTTAAAAGTAAGAGTAGCTTCTTGCGATAGATGTCGACAATCATAGTGGAGATATATAAAAATTCTATGGGCAACATTTGATCTTTACTCACTTTCTTACCTATAACATAAGGTGCATATTTGAGATCATTTAAATTGTTGACACTTGTCAACTATTTCAAGTGAAAGCCTTTGACATATCTGCATAATAACTTCTTCCTGCATCGTAGACAGACAATTTTGATGTTaactaaatttaaatttattagtaAAGCCAATCTCCTCTTAGCTTAGAAGATTAGAAGGTCAAGAATTTTGTTTAACATTATTATGACCACACATAACTTTAAGACATATCCAATCCTAACCACCAATATTGGAAATCTTTCATTCATGACCTGGATATATAATTATGAGGTATGTAACCTATTTAAATATCTATAAACTTTTCGATTCTGAGTAGTTTTGAGATGTATCTGGACCAAGGCGGGACAATGATTTGGAATCTTTTATGACACCTCAACGATTTGAAATCTTTTATGACACCTCCTATTTGGTTGCACTTGAGACTGTGGAAGGAGAGGATGTAACAGTGTTAAAGCCGGTCGAATTCGCGTGTTCACTGGCTACAAGTTGATATGCTTTGTCTGATAGCTAACTCGGGACCCAACCCATGTGGCATTGGGTTGCGTGGCTCGCCCCACCTCATCTTTTGGTCCTTGTGGTATCAAAAGACCTATGAGATTTTCCATGGGATTGGCCAAAGATGATGGTGACAAAAGTGTTGCACCCACTTTAGGCGAAGTCCAAGGAGGAAAATCTTCCACCACATACTGCCAATATCTATCATGTGAAATAGATGCACTTCAAGAATCCAATCTAGGATTCTAAGCCTATCCACAGTGCATGCATCCTAAATCTTGTTGGAAACTGACTACTAATAGTAAAGGGTAATAGGAAGCCTAGCTCGGAGAGTCATCAAGAATCCATAGGGGGTGTCATAGCAATTATGATAATTGATAGAATGTGTTGATAGAATGTGTTGCTGCAAACATCCAAGCTTGAAATTTGATGAGGTCGAACAAGCTCCGAGCCAAAGAGGTTGAATGATGAGAGCGATCGGCTACAGTTGTGTTTATCTGGTGTTGGCTGTGCGATCTAAAACtaaaatgatattttcttaaAACTCATTCGAAagagttaaaatattttttttaaaataataaaataagataaccGTCATTTTTTGCATGTAGCAATGATGCCAATGTGTAACAAAAAGCTagaatgtttaaaatttttttcattaaattaTTATTAGTTGTATAACAATTGCTATTACTTCTTACAATGGCACAAAATAACTTAAAGAATTGGCATCTGAAATTTTCGAAATGAAAAATCTTTTATGTGCGAAGCAGACCAAATGTTAATAACATGATGGAGATGGAAACATACCAACTTTTATAAAAGAGGGATATAAAAAATGAAGTCTTTTTCAGAACAAGACACAGAATGAAGCGTCCTTCCTCTAACTTGCCCGTTGTAACTAAATCACCGCCATAAGATTCCAAAGTTGGCCTTCTTTACTTTATTCCCCCCCATGCATAGGACAAATAGATGCACCAAGAGGAGATTAAATATGCCTGTGAGACTTCTTTATGAGCTGTCTCTGCCCAACGGTGGATACTGTGAAACCAGACATTGGAATAGAAAGCTAAATAATATTGCAATTTTCCCAAGATATTATTCCGGTCACTTGAATGACGTGAAGACAACATAGAATAAAGGTAGGCCAGAGGGGATCCCCAGGGATCACGGGCTATCCCGTTGCAAGCCCACCGGCCCCTGTCTCACTCTCCCCACCTATCTCTATTTAATTCTCAAACGTAACTAAATTATtttcttggataatttttttttatgtatagcCTATAATTAAACATAAAAAGTGGCCAATCATCAAATCTGCAAGCTAGCTTTAAAAGGtagcatcctttttttttttttttttcctaagatTTTGTTTTTATATGTTAATTTCCTGCTTCTCCGTGGTTTCCCGATTTTCTCTCTCTGTCTTAGTCACTTAGCAAAATAGAAAATATTTGTTAGTTAAATTCTAAATCATTTCAGCAAAATCCATTATACGATTCCAAAAACATATGTTTGCTGCTTGATGACATGTTTTTCTTTAAGATTGTCATATCTCCTCTTTCTCAATTCTATTTTTACGTTATTATTCAAGTCCTTTATCATCTTGCAGCTGTGTGCATCTGTAGGGCAATACTAATGCATATTATATCGTAAAGTTTTTACACATTTTGCTAAGtcactaatttttttaatatttgcttAACATTTGTATGCCTTGAATGATTATATGGCATTTATATATATTGATTTTATCTAATAATATGTGTTAAAGTCGAACACATATTGTGGATTCCTCCCTAACACTGATTTTAGACTGGATTACTAAAATGGTATCAGAGAAAGCCATCCTTGGTTATCCATCACAACTTGTTTCCTCTCCTTTCTTTCCGTATGCGACTCTTCTTTAAGATTCGCCCCATAGATTCTCCAAATACAAGGAGATATTGGAAAGTGGGATAGCCCCGCATCAAATgagaaattattgattagaattaTTTTACTATATGTATCTTAGAttatacaataaaaaattattttattatttattattgaaaaaaaattcactGTTGCCCTAGCTTAGTTTAAAACTTTGAGGAATAAAAGGTCCACTTTAATCATTAGCTAACAACTTCTgctgatttaaataaaaaaaaattcatgttttTTCGATGATATGGCAACTTTTTATTAGATAGCCCAAGATGCATGTGTCCTGTAGAACAATTCTAAGTAATAATTTCTTCACATCAAATAAGCAAGAAACTTTACGTGATCTTGATCACATATGGGCCTATCCTCTTATTATCTTAAACTTTTGGAGTCCAGTACTTAGTTAACATCGTATCAGATTCAAAGGTCATGGTTGATATCCCTATTCATACTAATCTTACTCATTGGTTATCCTTTCTTCCCTtgactcattttcagatgacttgTTTTTAACTTATCTCAAGCCATTCTTGACTCAGTTCATGCCTTTAGTGCATGGCCTGCTCCAAATTATATGACAGTTCAGATCCCCTTTCAGACCAATTTTACTCATTTATTTTCTTgagtcttttcttttcttgactTGTTTCCAGTTGAGTTGTTTCCTGTTCTTATCTTGAAGATTTCCTGACTCATTTTGACCCTTCCCACACAACTTCAGCCTTTGAGATGGATTGTTAACATTTATAACCCATTTTGAAACCTATAATTTTTTGGTGTCTTATCTTTCCTTTGCTTATTTCCAATTGAAGGGATGTTTGATTCGCAACcggaatgaaaatcgaaatggcttggaatcggaatTGAAATGGCCAAATCTTTCcaagcgtttggttcgtgaccgaaatcgaaatcgaaattggaatgaaaaattataTCCATAGAGGAAAGTAGGAATTGATTTCTatgtagattgagccattcccattccactcgaaaatcgaaaatcggaatcggaatgggactcctcc is a genomic window containing:
- the LOC105033479 gene encoding protein NRT1/ PTR FAMILY 6.3 codes for the protein MVGLPETGEPGNILSDAWDYRGRPAVRSKSGGWTSAAMILVVELNERLTTLGIAVNLVTYLTGTMHLGNAAAANTVTNFMGTSFMLCLLGGFVADTFIGRYLTIAIFAAVQASGVTILTISTAVPGLRPPKCPNMASGNCMKASPAQLGVLYLALYLTALGTGGLKSSVSGFGSDQFDEKNKEEKHQMMKFFNWFFFFISLGSLLAVTVLVYIQDNIGRRWGYGLCAAAIVAGLVVFLSGTRRYRFKKLVGSPLTQIAAVVVAAWRKRGLELPSDPSMLYDIDGSSGQGEEKTSKKSTGEKQRLPHTKQFRFLDHAAITVNPTTEQSKWQLSTLTDVEEVKIVIRMLPIWATTIMFWTVYAQMTTFSVSQATTMDRYIGPSFQIPPGSLTVFFVGSILLTVPIYDRIVVPVSRRFTGNPHGLTPLQRIGVGLVLSILAMAAAALTEIKRLHVARSNPNTIHKGATVPLSVFWLVPQFFLVGAGEAFTYIGQLDFFLRECPKGMKTMSTGLFLSTLSLGFFVSSALVTIVHKVTGKSGHGAWLADNLNRGKLYNFYWLLAVLCLVNLGLYLVAAKWYVYKEGRTAAEDDSMAGVELTEAEACYH